A region of the Deltaproteobacteria bacterium genome:
GTGCTTGCACACCAACTAACTGCGCCACTTCGCCAATCTTAAAATACAACTTATCCGGGATCGGCGATGACGACCCGAGCTCTTTTTGTTGGCTCGGAATAGCAGCCACGGGTTACCCCTCAGCTGCTGCAGCGCCACCTTCGACCAATTCGCCATTTAGTATGCTTTTAAGCACTTGCGAAGGCTTAAAGGTCAAAACCCGGCGTGCTGAAATCTCGATTACATCACCGGTTTGGGGATTGCGACCAACACGAGAGTGTTTGTCACGGATTTCAAAATTACCAAACCCGCTAATTTTAATCTTTTCGCCCTTTTCGAGCGTTTCTTTAATGGTATCGAAAACCATCTCAACAATGTCGGCTGATTCTTTTTTAGAAAAGCCAATTTTGGCGTGGATAGCTTCGACTAAATCTGCTTTTGTCATAGCTAATAAGCCTCCCGAATGTTTGGATGGCTATATGTCATGAGGCGCTGCGAACCTCAACCTGAAATTGCTTTTTAAGTGCATCTTGTACAAAGTTAAATGCTTCACTTACTTCAGAATCGGTAAGCGTACGTTCACGACTACGATAATCAATCGCAAAAGCAAGACTTACATGTGAATCAGAAATTGGTTTTCCTTTATAAACATCAAAAAGTCGCACTTGCTCAATTACTTCTGAACCAAGTTTACCACCAGCATTCTGAAGTAAAAAAGCTCGAATTTTTTCAGCTGGTATGTTGCAAGGCGCAATAATAGCAATATCACGTCTAGTTTTAGGATATTTTGGCAATGGTTTATAAGAAATTTTATTTCGCAATGCAGCAAAAGATGCTAATTCAATTTCAGCCACATAAACAGGCCCACAAATATCAAATTGTTCACATATTTCTGGAAGCAATTGGCCTGCATAACCTATGGCACGATCTTCAAGGCTAATCGTAGCAGAACAATAGGGATTTAATATACTTTTAGTAGCAGGCATGCTGCGAATTGGTTCGGTAAGCTGAAATGTTTGTGATAAATCTTCAATAATACCAGATAAATCGCTAAAATCGACGTTCTCTCCTCTTTCATACCATAAACTTTGATAGCGCCCTCCACATATTAAAAGGCCCGCAACTAAATTCTCTTGAGGTAAATCTCGATCTCGAGGATCTTCATCTTCAACCTTATCGCGTGAAGAAAAAACACTCCCAATTTCGAAAATGCGGATGTCTTTTTGACCAAACCGCTGATTATGGCTTAAAACGTTTAATAAACCAGGAAGCAAACTCGTGCGTAGGGCTGACAGCTCTTCACCTAAAGGATTAATAATTTTTAACGGCTCACCTTTTTCAGGAGCTAGTAGCTTCATAATTGCTGGATTACCAAAGCCAAAGGTAACAACCTCAGAACAACTACTGGCTATTAAGCGAGCACGCAAAATATCTTTTAGC
Encoded here:
- a CDS encoding integration host factor subunit alpha — its product is MTKADLVEAIHAKIGFSKKESADIVEMVFDTIKETLEKGEKIKISGFGNFEIRDKHSRVGRNPQTGDVIEISARRVLTFKPSQVLKSILNGELVEGGAAAAEG